A single candidate division WOR-3 bacterium DNA region contains:
- a CDS encoding 2-oxoacid:ferredoxin oxidoreductase subunit beta yields the protein MTTEIVLSYLRKDKLPHIWCPGCGHGIILGSLLRAIHKTGWNKDDITLVSGIGCSSRTPGYVDFNTLHTTHGRSLAFACGIKFSNPKMNVISVMGDGDAVAIGGNHFIHASRRNLNITALIFNNYIYGMTGGQFSPTTPGKAIASTTPYGNIDNNFDIAALAIGAGAGFVARSSAVHVPGLDDIIYQALNYEGFSVVEILSFCHVQYGKRNKLKTPYSMMDWLRKRMVPIKAYDALDEEAKKEKIPMGIFKNIPSEEYSDKYKKLIIEPNKSKNSILKDYCKAKLYDL from the coding sequence ATGACGACAGAAATTGTCCTCTCATATTTGAGGAAAGACAAACTCCCTCATATATGGTGTCCAGGATGCGGCCACGGTATAATTTTGGGCTCTCTTTTAAGGGCAATACACAAAACCGGATGGAATAAAGACGACATAACGCTGGTTTCCGGCATAGGTTGCTCCAGCAGGACACCCGGTTATGTTGATTTCAACACTCTTCACACAACCCATGGCAGATCTTTGGCTTTTGCGTGCGGCATAAAGTTTTCAAATCCAAAGATGAACGTCATATCTGTCATGGGAGATGGAGACGCTGTAGCCATTGGGGGAAATCACTTTATACACGCGTCGAGAAGAAACCTCAACATAACCGCCCTGATCTTCAACAACTACATATACGGCATGACAGGAGGACAATTCTCTCCTACGACGCCTGGAAAAGCGATAGCTTCTACTACACCCTACGGAAACATAGACAATAATTTCGACATTGCAGCTCTGGCGATTGGCGCCGGAGCAGGTTTTGTCGCCAGAAGTTCGGCTGTTCATGTCCCTGGCCTGGACGACATAATATATCAGGCGCTGAACTACGAGGGGTTTTCGGTCGTAGAAATTTTAAGTTTTTGCCATGTACAATACGGAAAACGAAACAAGCTCAAAACCCCTTACAGCATGATGGACTGGCTTAGAAAGAGGATGGTCCCAATAAAAGCATACGATGCGCTCGACGAAGAGGCAAAAAAGGAAAAAATTCCTATGGGGATATTCAAGAACATACCCTCCGAAGAGTATTCAGATAAATATAAAAAGCTAATTATTGAACCAAATAAATCAAAAAACAGCATATTGAAAGATTATTGCAAAGCAAAACTTTATGATTTATAA
- a CDS encoding 4Fe-4S binding protein has translation MQGKKFIVTVDEKLCKGCENCVLACPKKVLELNSRQKAFGARPDDCIGCLRCEYVCPDFAVTVTEIKGEEA, from the coding sequence TTGCAGGGAAAAAAATTTATTGTCACGGTTGATGAAAAACTTTGCAAGGGATGCGAAAATTGCGTTCTTGCCTGCCCAAAAAAAGTCCTTGAACTCAATTCAAGACAAAAAGCTTTCGGAGCGAGACCTGATGACTGCATAGGATGCTTGAGGTGCGAATATGTCTGTCCGGATTTCGCTGTCACTGTAACGGAAATAAAAGGAGAAGAAGCATGA
- a CDS encoding GDP-mannose 4,6-dehydratase produces the protein MAKKLAVDKKYKVFGTTYSDLIEGVEGVQFQKCDITDFESVKTLVDFVKPDLIYHFAAQSSAGYSFKNPVETFKVNFMGTVNFLEAARDNGVKFFFISSSEVYGDTGNEKAKEEDPKKPLSPYGASKAAAEEAVLQYFRTYGVECCVIRPFPQIGRGQNSRFFIPSVAKQIMEIKKGSRKPVIKTGNLKPKRTYITAEDALTFYIRLIDKAESGEIYNLAGKSDLDLRQILLMMVEKAGVKAQIEQDESFFRASDPNFQLGSSEKIEQLTGFRAEKKIEEELKLILEDYR, from the coding sequence GTGGCAAAAAAATTGGCGGTTGATAAAAAATACAAAGTGTTCGGGACGACATACAGCGATTTGATTGAAGGAGTTGAAGGGGTTCAATTCCAAAAATGCGACATCACCGATTTTGAAAGCGTCAAAACTCTTGTAGATTTTGTGAAGCCGGATTTGATATACCATTTTGCCGCGCAGTCGAGCGCGGGTTACTCATTCAAGAATCCAGTTGAGACTTTTAAGGTCAACTTCATGGGGACAGTCAATTTTCTGGAAGCTGCCAGGGATAACGGGGTGAAATTCTTTTTTATATCTTCGTCGGAGGTCTACGGTGACACCGGAAATGAAAAAGCTAAAGAAGAGGACCCCAAAAAGCCTTTGAGCCCTTACGGCGCAAGTAAAGCAGCGGCTGAAGAAGCGGTTTTGCAATACTTTAGGACATACGGGGTTGAATGCTGCGTGATAAGGCCTTTCCCTCAAATTGGAAGGGGGCAAAACAGCAGGTTTTTTATACCTTCTGTTGCCAAGCAGATAATGGAAATTAAAAAAGGTTCCAGAAAGCCGGTCATTAAGACAGGCAATTTAAAACCAAAACGCACATACATCACCGCGGAAGACGCCCTTACGTTCTATATCCGATTGATTGACAAAGCCGAGAGCGGAGAAATCTACAACCTTGCCGGGAAATCAGATTTAGACCTGCGTCAGATATTACTCATGATGGTGGAAAAGGCGGGGGTCAAAGCCCAAATCGAGCAGGACGAATCCTTTTTCAGGGCTTCGGATCCCAATTTTCAACTGGGCTCCTCGGAAAAAATTGAACAATTGACGGGATTCAGAGCTGAAAAGAAAATTGAAGAAGAATTGAAACTGATACTGGAAGATTACAGATGA